In Electrophorus electricus isolate fEleEle1 chromosome 10, fEleEle1.pri, whole genome shotgun sequence, the genomic window ACGCAGAGAATTTAATGGTTACTTCTCATCAGGTGAGAATTAAGCCACAACACAACAGCCATGGTTTTTCATTCTGGTTAACGCTATTGTGGTGTGAGGCAGACCACACCTGCTTGACGCCCGGAGCTTTTATCCTTTACGGAGAGCAAAGTGACACGGTTTCAGACATGGCCTACGATGTGATCAGAGGGTGGGTTTTTTAGAAATTCACCAACTGTGAGCGCTTTTGcttttacagatttacagaACTTGATCTGATCTGTGATGTGAGAGTTCCCTCACATCCCAACGGTGATCTgctggattgagatctggtgactgtggaggccatttgagtgCAGAGTTCACTTTCATGtccaagaaaccagtttgagttCATTTGAGCTTTGTGATGGTGTGATATCCTGCTGAAGTATCAGTCAGAAGAGGACACAAGGTCACTGTCATCAGCGCCCCTCCCGGGCCTCGCGGTTCCCATGGCATCGCGCctgatttgttttcttcctctttttgtttccatgtgctttcttgttttggttttggtttccttagttcctgttcctgtcctTGGTTTGGTATTTGCTTTCTCATGTGTATCACCTGTTTACTGTTAATCCTCATtagcctgtgtatttaaaccctgtgtatTTCTCTCTTAGTTTCCTGGTCTTAGGTTAGTTTGCTAGACAGGCCTCTGTCatgatctctctgtctgtgatttttGTTATCACCTGTTTTCTTGTGTATATTTCATCGTTTTGTTCTGTTATGTCTAGAATTCATGTTGGTTGTGTAACATGACTCTGATTCTTGATTCACTCCTCTTAGCGTCTGTGTCCACCTCCAATGGTGGTGTGGTGCAGTCATAGAGGGATGGACATACTCACCAATGTTACTGAGGTaggctgtggcatttaaatgatACTCaaggggcccaaagtgtgccacGAAAAtctcccccccaccaccaccagcctaTATATAATCATAATCTAGCTCTCCTGGGAGcctgagggtcctgtgtagtatcttagctgttcccaggactgcgaTCTTCTGAactgagatctcagatgttgttcctgggatctgctggagtcattctcccagtttgggggttatAGCCCatagtgctctgattaccacggtaaccacagttgccttcacccaccacatcttttccagctcttctcgcagctcttggtatttctcaCGTTCTTTGTGGTCCTGGTGTCTCTATCACTCAGGATCACCAGCTCTCtcactacggccctcttctgctgtttatccaccatgTCCAGTTGGTTTGTCATTACCATCTTCTCTGTCTGTAGCTGAAAGTCCCACAgaatcttagcatggtcattctccaccaccttcagggaTGTATCTCACTTTGACCATGAAACAGATGTTTCTCTACACTATAcctgccacttggttatggtgttccatgtgcgctctgcctgctagcatcttgcatcccactgttatgtgctggttTGTCTCAGGGGCATGTTGTGGTAGATctcagcctctattgatctggttttgttcctgtgttgccatgattagtgcctctgtgctgtatATATAGTTACATCATCAGACAGACTGTCCTGTGATCTATAGTTACATCATCAGACAGACTGTCCTGTGATCTATAATTACATCATCAGAGAGACTGTCCTGTGATCTATAGTTACATCATCAGAGAGACTGTCCTGTGATCTATAATTACATCATCAGAGAGACTGTCCTGTGATCTATAGTTACATCATCAGAGAGACTGTCCTGTGATCTTTAGTTACATCATCAGAGAGACTGTCCTGTGATCTTTAGTTACATCATCAGAGAGACTGTCCTGTGATCTTTAGTTACATCATCAGAGAGACTGTCCTGTGATCTTTAGTTACATCATCAGAGAGACTGTCCTGTGATCTTTAGTTACATCATCAGAGACTGTCCTGTGATCTTTAGTTACATCATCAGAGAGACTGTCCTGTGATCTATAGTTACATCATCAGAGAGACTGTCCTGTGATCTTTAGTTACATCATCAGAGAGACTGTCCTGTGATCTTTAGTTACATCATCAGAGAGACTGTCCTGTGATCTTTAGTTACATCATCAGAGACTGTCCTGTGATCTTTAGTTACATCATCAGAGAGACTGTCCTGTGATCTATAGTTACATCATCAGAGAGACTGTCCTGTGATCTTTAGTTACATCATCAGAGACTGTCCTGTGATCTTTAGTTACATCATCAGAGAGACTGTCCTGTGATCTATAGTTACATCATCAGAGAGACTGTCCTGTGATCTATAGTTACATCATCAGAGAGACTGTCCTATGAgctataattaattaatgttctTATAATTGCAAAATAAGCTGCATTATCAATAAACTGTAAATCAAAATGGCCAAAACATTTACTCATTAAAATTATAAGATTATAAAAAGTTTATGCGCACATTCACAGAAGCTATAACATAATATTTGGTCACAGagaaaagtgcattttattgGATTACTAGTATTGAGTCATCTATTATTCAGTCAGTTTTCTTCTCTGACAAGCTCCAATTTAATATTCAGTTTGATGCATTTGAAATCAAATTACTATGGAAAATGATTGCAATCAGAGCAAAGCACTATGGGTAGGTCAGACAGCTCAAACAGGCGATACTGTTTTTATCGCGACAGCCCTAACTAGCATGCTGAACTGAACGACACAGAAAATGCGCGTGGGCTTGAGTGGAGAGAAATGACTAGAGAACTGAAATAGAATAAGGAGCTGGAAGAATGAAGTTTATAGAATGAATCACGTCATGTTTATGAACACATGCGTACATCCAGACACCTGTTCTGTTATGTGTTTGTAATTACTTACATGCTGTTTTTACAAAACGCAATCATTTCATACTTTTGTACAGTTACATTACTCAGCGAGAAACCCTGATCACACGCACACCTGGTGTGGACAGAGAAACGAACACGGTTAAGAAGGGTTAGGACAAGCGTGAATGTCCCTCACCTGCTAGGTGTCCAGTGCTGTTATAGTTATGTTCTCGCTGTGTCAACACTGTGGTACCAGAGTAGCTCTGCTTTATGTACAGAACAAGAACACAAGAGGGATGGACTAAACAATgaggcgtgagtgtgtgagtgtgtgagtgtgtgtgtgtgtctgtgtgtgtccgtgtgtgtgtgtgtgtgtgtccgtgtgtgtgtgtgtgtttagtgaatACTTATCACATACCTATTTTGATCAATTGTGatcatttatttcacttttgACTTTTCCAACAACTCCAAGGGCTGAAAACACATTAAAGAAATGCGACATTTTTACATTCACCAGCCATCACATCTGAACAAGTCACTTACGAGCAacgtaaacacaaacaacagaaacatgGCTCAAAGGCAGAGATTTGTGCAACTGCACTGCCTTTATTGCTGAGTCTAAcacccacagacccacacacacacacacacacacacacacacacacacacacattcaggtgGTAGGCAAATCAATCAGAAACCGCAGGAAGTCTCTTCATTAGCAACTGCCTTTCAACGCTggatttttttctaaaacagtTGGGTGCAGGTGATTTAGTTAAATAGTGTTAATTAAAAAACCCTTTCTTTCATCTTCAAAATGGGACCTTAGATTCCTGTTGTAATGTTTTGCTGAATTTTCAGTAAAGTAAAGTTTGAACTGGAAATGTCATGAATATTCCCCTTATTAACATGTAGACTGGTCTATTCCCATCTTTATCTTACTCCTCTTTCAGCAAGTGTTTTATTACTGTGCCTAATACATTCAGAATCTTAAACACCTCGTGTTTAGGAACACCCCCCGTGAATCGCAATCATCCCACATCCCAACAGTGTTTCTCCAGTGTGCACAGTTGCATAGTCTACACAGTGTTTACGCGTGAGAAGTAGTTGTGCTGAGATCAACATGTAACCTTTAACATGACAGGACCCTAAAGAATGACGGTAtgcactgaacaaacacacacagaaaagtctAATGGTAGACATGATTACAGGAAATACAGATACAATCAAGAGCCACAAGTTTGGAATATACCGTTATGTCAACACGGCGGGGGTGTGCATTTCAATCCTCCTTCCAGAATACTGCGTAGTTTACTCTAGTCTGCCTCCACCATGCATGTATTTACTTGTACAAGTTGTATTATAATATTGAATCATTCATGGATTTAATCtaaatgatacatttaataatatattcagtAACTCTATGTTCTAAACAAGTTGTGTGACTGGCTTTAACTGTCCTGACGGAAATGACAATCCTAACTGCTCTTTTTAGGGATCAATGAAGTAAAACAACTACCGTGTAGTTACACCTAGTCTGGACCTTCCACTTCTGACCTAACAATACCATCCCACGTCGGACACCATCTGTAGTGAAGGTGGAGTTTATGTTTGTCACCTGCGAAGGTCAGGTGTCAGGGTGGGTGCAAGGCCTTCGCTATGCATAATcatagaaataaacaaacaaatgattaaatacCCATCTGTGGTTGCATACGTACCATCATAGATTGATTCTGCACTTTTATTCTGAAGAAATCCACATTTATATGTGGATAAACCTACAAAATGAGTCACTTAGTTTGAACTAAAACCCACCGATTTCCAGGACAGCTGAGTTTTGACCTGTATTAATCATACAGATGCATGAAATACGTTACCGAAAGCAAAACGGCCCCTCGGCTTGGTCGACCATAGTCAAGGTACACGCTGAAGTTCATCACTTTTCTGTCCCGATAGGGATCATCAGGACTTCCACTCACATAATTAACAGCATGTCAAAGATGGGAAGGTAATTAGAGGTTTGACAATATGCCGTGATAATTTCATAATTATAAcatcaaattaataaatagcTATTAGACATCATTTTGTTACATATTATAGAATTGATTATATCATGCTTGGTTAGAAACACTGTGTCAATATAGAGGagacagatttaaaaacaaGTCAGTCTGTCAGAGGTTCTTCTCACTACTAACAGAAGCAGCCCAAACTGAGAGAGATCTGTGATATATTACACTGACTAgctgtttatttacacattgtCATAACCCTAATTACTATAGTAACGAGCTTTTGAACTGAAAAAATATGGCAGTTCATAATAAAATTGGTTCCATTAATTTGGATGTGATTCCATGTTTTTTAAGAAAACGGTTTCTGTCCAGTTCTGACATTACTACACTTAGTAACGCCATGACGTTACTAAATCTTCACATCCGGCCCCATTAACAAGTGCCGCAGAAAACCTGACCCATAGAGGACACTGTCCAAACACTGTGAGTGGCGCCCTCTATGTGCAGAGCACTGAGCAACAGGACAACCAGCAGTAcaacacaggaacagacctAGACCCGTGGTGCAGCAGAGGTCTACACCTGCTCACAACAGCTGAACAAGCCTAGAAAATACAGGTAAGAATCTAAACTGAGGTCTGTTTCCAAAGTACTTAACAGAACTATTTTAGGCGCTTCACAGCCTGTCTATGTGAAAAATAGTTGAGAAATAATGAGAAATCATTCAGTAAATGagtattaaaatgaattattcatgATATATATGCCTAAAGATGAATCATAGTGGTCATGCAACAACTAAACCTGACACACTTATTTTAGCTAAGTTAAAAAGATCAAATGATTTCTCATTATTTAGTCTCGTAATAATCTGCATATATACAGTCAGCATGCTGTGATTGATACCTAAGTTATAACATAACACATGAGCAAACCTTAATATAAAATGTCACAAATCTGTGAGGCacgaataaaaaaaaacaagcttccaagataaataaaagattcatAAAAGAAACCTCATTTAAAGGTGCCTGTGAGTAAAGAGGTTTGTCCTGAAGAAAGACTAATCGCTTCAGTTACTGACACTGGGAACATGTGACTGGATGGTCACTCTCCTGGGTGCAGTGGGCTCAGTGCTGCGATTGGCTATCAGTTCCTGCAGCTGCAGCGCTCCTCCACCAATAAAACAGAAGGCTGGGCAAACAGGGGCGGAGCAGTCAACAGGCCCCTCCCACAGCACTCGCAGCGAGTGGGCGTCATAGAACCCGACCCGCCCCTTTTCAAAGTCCAAGCACACGCCGAGGCGGGGCGGCAGAGGGGCAGTGAGAGGGGTAGATGATGATGCCCCAGATTTGGGCAGTAGAATCTTGCCCATGCCCATGGTGAGGAAGCAGAACGGAGGCGGGCAGTCCTGAGCATCCTCTGTACCACTGTCATGTCCACTGTCGGGATCGTAcctacagagcagagagatcagGAGATGGAAGGGGAGAGATCAGGTCCACTCTCTctcggagtgtgtgtggtttaaggTTCATGAACTCTCGTAACGCTCTCCAGCAAACACTCGGTCCTTCTCTCAGTCTTACCGGGGACTGGCCATGTCCTGGGGCAAGTGAAACCACTCCTGTAGTTTGGCTTCAAGGCCAACACCAAcctgctcactcacacacacacacacacacacacacgcgcatcaCTGACCATCAGCTTCACCTCACCATCTCTCTTCTCAGTACCGGAGCAGGCCGCCGCCCCTCACCTTAACCACGTACGAGCCGGGCTCCACCGAGCACGCCCAGTAGTGGCGGCCCTGCGTGACAGACACGTCGGCTACCAGGAGGTCGGAGGTCAGGTGGCAGGAAGTGAGGGCACGGTCAGCAGCGTGCAGCAGGGTGAGGCCAGGCACGCTGCGAGCGTACGTCTGTCCCTTCCCCAATGCCATCCGCTCAGCGTGGAGCCCCCATCGCGAGTCCAGGCAGAACGGCAACACTGGACCAGGtgcagagagccagagagagcagggggtgggggacGGTGTGGAGAAGAGCCAACACcaggcagggggcggggcagaacaaggtacagggtggaggaaacagggtttgggggtggggtttaaGGGAAGCGGGAAGCAGGTACATATTCCAGGATTTGGAGGAGGTGTAGCAGTTCCCACAGGAATATCAGAGCTGAGGCAACGAAACGGAAGTAACAATGAAAGGAggagagcaaaagaaaggatGGAgctaaaaggagagagagagagagagagagagagagagagaggaggctggGATGTGTGGGCCCGTACTGGGTCATCCGAACCCATGGCACACTGGGGGAGAGAATGCACGCGTGCGGAAGAAAAGCTTGAGAGAGgagtgggaaaaaaagaatgaaggagCAGGATGACATGCGGAATGAAGGAGTGAACAGAGGACGAACAAAAAGTGTGAAGAGTGAAAAAATGGATGTAAGAAAAGCAAGTGACTTAAGATGAAGAAACAGCAGTGAGAACACAGGATGTGTCGCCAAGGTTTCAGGAAGTTAGTGAGcagaactggtgtgtgtgtgtgtgtgtgtgtgtgtgtgtatgtatgtatgtgtgtgtttgtgtatatatgtgtgagagagtgtgtgtgtgtgtgtgtgtgtgtgtatgtgtgtgtatatgtttgagagagagtgtgtgtgtgtgtatgtatgtgtgtgtttgtgtgtatatgtgtgagagagtgtgagtgtgtgtgtgtgtgtgtgtgaatatgtgtgagagagtgtgtgtgtatgtgtgtgtgtgtgtatatgtgtgtgtgtgtgagagagtgtgtgtgtgcatgtgtgtgtgtgtgtgtgtgtgagtgagtgtgtgtgtgtgtgagagagaatgtgtgtgtgtgtgtgtgtgtgtgtgtgagtgtgtgtgtgtatatgtgtgagagagggagagtgtgtgtgtgtgtgtatatgtgtgtgtatgtgtgtgtgtgtgtatatgtgtgagagagtgtgtgtgtgtgtatgtgtgtgtgtgtgtgtgtgtatatgtgtgtatatgtgtgagagagtgtgtgtgtgagagtgtgtgtgtgtgtgtatatgtgtgtgtgtgtgtgtgtgtgagtgtgtgtatatgtgtgagagagtgtgtgtgtgtgtgtgtgtgtgtgtgtgtgtgtgtgtgtatatatgtgtgtgtgtatatgtgtgtgtgtgtgtgtatatgtgtgtgtgtgtatatgtgtgagagagtgtgtgtgtgtgtgtgtgtgtatatgtatatgtgtgtgtgtgtgtgtgtgtgtgtatgtgtgtgtatgtgtgtgtgtgtgtgtgtgtatatgtgtgagagagtgtgtgtgtgtgtgtgtgtgtgtgtatatgtgtgagagagtgtgtgtgtgtgtgtgtatatgtgtgagagagtgtgtgtatgtgtgagtgtgtgtgtgtgtgtgtgtgtgtatgagtgtgtgtgtgtgtgtgtgtatatgtgtgagtgtgtgtgtgtatatgtgtgagagagagagtgtgtgtgtgtgtgtgtgtgtgtatatgtgtgtgtgtgtgtgtgtgtgtgtgtgtgtgtgtgtgtgtgtgtgtgtgtgtgtatatgtgtgagagtgtgtgtgtgtgtgtgtgtgtgtgtgtatgtatatgtgtgtgtgtgtgtgtgtgtgtgtgtgtgtgtgtgtgtgtgtgtgtgtgtatatgtgtgagagagtgtgtgtgtgtcctacctgGGGCAGGTGGTGTATGTAAGTACACCTCCTCACTGTACTCCCcaaaccctgccttgttgcaGCCCCTCACTCTCAGTACATAGACGCTGTCCATCTCCAGTCTGTCAATCACTGCGCTAGTCCCGCCCACCTCATCCAAACGCTGCCATGGGCTGTTAGTGCCTCCTGGCCCTTCAGACCTGACTCCGCCCCATAGTGGCCCAGCTCCACCCACTTTCCTCTGAAATTCCACTGAGTAGTGCCAGGCAGGGGCGGAGTCCTGGGGGAGGCGCCAACACAGGTAGAGCTGGTCATAGGCCAGAGTCTTCTGAGTGTCAATGACAGGAGCCACAGGAGCTgcgggacagggagacagacgtTGCCTTAGAGCCTATCAGACGTCAGACATCTTTGTCTAGATCAATTACTTCATTTGAATAATAAGTAGTAACTTTGTACAGTGAAACTGAGCAAGTCTGACTAATTAGTGGTCTGTAGGTGATTTTTATCATTAGGAACAAACCAGTTGTATGAATTGTGTAGGACGTGTCTTCAGTATCAGTATTCAGTATCAGTATTCACCCTGGATAGCCTGAACCTGAATTTgcttttaatgcttttatttcaGAAGTAAACAGGCACTTCTATGAGCACCAGTGACCAGACGTGTCGTTTAGAAGTTCCCACAGAAACCTCGGATGAAGTCCATGGAGCCCAGAATCTTCAGCTCTCTGGAGACGTCCACGCTGAAGTGGCGTAGCGAGGGATcggcagagagggagaagtgaTGCAGATTTTCTATCGCCTTCCCCAGCCTGAGCAAACAGAAGCGGTTACAGTCCACAGTGCACCCGCATGAGGTGCACTTCCAGGCATGAGAACTCAATCCCCCATAATGCCTGACCTGTTGTGAGTGGCTCTGGCGGCCTGCACGAAGCAGGGTTGGTCGGTCTCTTTGAGCAGTTCCTGAGTGTAGGCGACGAGGCCGGCGTCCTCCAGCAGACTCTGTTTCTCGGAGAGCTGGCTGTTCAGGGCATGCGCCCTACGAGACCGCGCCCCCTCCAGCGCTTTGGCCAGCCCTGCCTGCCGCTCAGCGAGCACCCCCCTCAACTCGCTCACACACTGATACAGCTGTTCTTTAGCCACGGCGCtgttcacctgcacacacacacacacacacacacacacacactctcatacggGACTCCTTTCACTTTAAGTGTGTactcagtgtgtttgtgtaaacataGAAATGTTTTGATTGGCTTCCGTCAGTCATGAGTTACCTCGGTCTGAGCGATGGCACTCTCTACTTGGGTGATTTGGGCCTGTACCTTCTCCTGATTGGCCAGAATGTAGTTCATCTCCTTGGTGATTTTATCCTATAATATCACAACGTGGCATCATCCaggataaataataaacaacattaatgttttaactAATGTCTTTAGCTAGTTGGTTAACTGTATCATGGTTACTGTAAAGTACTTGCACAAAGGCTCATAAAGTCAGACTATTTCAAATGTTTAGCACACCATGGTTTCTGTTCGTTAATCATGAATGATGAAAATTTCAGACAAAAGTAGCACCAACCAAAAATGTTCCCATGAAACAAAGTCTGCGCTGGGTTAAAAggtacaaatattttatatatattttaataccaATTGATCAGAACATTCAGCAGTTAGTAGAATATCATAAGGGGACCAAATATGAGGCCCTGTGGTACACCATACTGACTTCCGAGTAGTTTTAAGTGGCCTGTGTTAAGGAAgtattgtttttctgttaaatgtgtgtTAAAGCAAATTTACAAGGACAAgccaaaaaaacctttaattaaGCCCAAACCTGGGTGTTTGTACTGACTCATTTAAATTGCACGTTAGTAATGTTTTCTTACATCACATGATGGAAAAAAACTGAGCCATGTTTTAGATTCTCTCCAATGCCCTACTTACTGATAAAAAAGACCTTTAACAAAGTCTGGCACGCAGTGTACAGAGTCACAATTCCTGCCAGCAGAGCGGTGAACATTACACCTTTTCCTGCTCTTCCTGTCGACATGACAgtaaaatttttgtttttagttctACAGGGAACAGAACATATGACAATATATTTAGAATCAGATCAGATGAAATGTCAGTTTGCTCAACACTGCAAgaataaaacaagaaatgtaGTGAAGCAACCTTTCGATTTAATGCTCCAAAGATCtggaatttggttttaaatCTGGAAGACCTGGAATTCTCTGCCTCCTTGGATCTGTCCGGTACCTTTGGAACTTACTCACTTCAGCCTTCGGTTTCTTGTGTCAACTGAAAATCctctttaaatgttattttatttgcacattttacgTGGAACTGCTTaagctttgtttttattatttaaccaTACATACCTTTATTTAGTTTATCCAAGAACTactattttacaaatattagtagtaataataacaggcaaaaaaaaaaaagtccaaagcCTGACAGTTCCTTATCTTAAAAGTCCTGTTTATAAAAGTTGTGTTTACTCTGCTTTCAGGCCATTAGCCTGGCTAATCACGGTTGGGTCTGACCAATTAAGATTCATTAAACTTAGTGAATGGAGTACAAATTAATTGCATTAATACTGATAGGCAGTAATGCAGGAACTAATTTTCTCATTttgacagcacacacaaagccaGAGCGGTCCTGATACTCCTGATCTGAAGGCCAGATTCGACCGGTACAACCGGTTTTAAATCAACCCAATTTCCACACTTTGCCAGGGCCACTAAGACAAGTATCGACTGTTAGGGACATCCAAAGCAGACAAGAAGTTAGAGATTCTGGTTCATGGCGTTAGTGTAAAAAGGGTTAGCGGTCAGTGTCTGTGGCAGTACCTTGAGAGTCTGGTAGGCATGTGCGATGGGCATGACCTTGTGGCCACTGTGAAGACGACGGAGCttgcagagagaacagagcaacCGTTGACATGTACGGCAGTAGAACTGCAGTCTCTCCTGATCATGTTCCACACACACTagcacctgagagagagacacacagagagggagcgagagacgagagagagagagagaaatacaaggCACCAGAGACAAGGAGGGTGATGAGTGAGTCTTCAGCATTtcactgcaggtagagaaaGAAACGTCCACTTCTCTGTGCTTAACATTCTCTGACTACAGAGTGCAGCGTTCCATATAGAATATCACCTCGGTACTTAGCCTGGCTGTGCTAACTAAGAACACTTTTGAGTAGACAACTAAAGTAATGTAGGAATTTGCTCTGGTCAAGAGTGTCTCCTAAATGCCATAAACggaaatgtaatgtaaacacaTGGATGAAATCAGCTTGTTGTCAAGCTGAACGCACAAGGAAGGAACTGATTGACTGACAAACTGGTCTGTtccctcctacacacactgaCTGGTCATCTAACAGCT contains:
- the trim46a gene encoding tripartite motif-containing protein 46 isoform X1 — encoded protein: MTDAELQTFTSIMDALVRISSNMKSMERELRCPVCEEMLKQPVVLPCLHSVCVLCAAEVLVQRGYPPPELPPEPNTPTSSPSTRSPRQARRPLPKTDRLDRVLKTACGTYPGRRRRDSPALVMLFPCPTCRRDVELGERGLTDCLRNLTLERIVERYRNTISLGSMAVMCQFCKAPQSLEATKGCADCRANFCNECFKLYHPWGTPRAQHEHIQPTHSFRPKVLVCVEHDQERLQFYCRTCQRLLCSLCKLRRLHSGHKVMPIAHAYQTLKDKITKEMNYILANQEKVQAQITQVESAIAQTEVNSAVAKEQLYQCVSELRGVLAERQAGLAKALEGARSRRAHALNSQLSEKQSLLEDAGLVAYTQELLKETDQPCFVQAARATHNRLGKAIENLHHFSLSADPSLRHFSVDVSRELKILGSMDFIRAPVAPVIDTQKTLAYDQLYLCWRLPQDSAPAWHYSVEFQRKVGGAGPLWGGVRSEGPGGTNSPWQRLDEVGGTSAVIDRLEMDSVYVLRVRGCNKAGFGEYSEEVYLHTPPAPVLPFCLDSRWGLHAERMALGKGQTYARSVPGLTLLHAADRALTSCHLTSDLLVADVSVTQGRHYWACSVEPGSYVVKVGVGLEAKLQEWFHLPQDMASPRYDPDSGHDSGTEDAQDCPPPFCFLTMGMGKILLPKSGASSSTPLTAPLPPRLGVCLDFEKGRVGFYDAHSLRVLWEGPVDCSAPVCPAFCFIGGGALQLQELIANRSTEPTAPRRVTIQSHVPSVSN
- the trim46a gene encoding tripartite motif-containing protein 46 isoform X2, with protein sequence MRRNEKSNMKSMERELRCPVCEEMLKQPVVLPCLHSVCVLCAAEVLVQRGYPPPELPPEPNTPTSSPSTRSPRQARRPLPKTDRLDRVLKTACGTYPGRRRRDSPALVMLFPCPTCRRDVELGERGLTDCLRNLTLERIVERYRNTISLGSMAVMCQFCKAPQSLEATKGCADCRANFCNECFKLYHPWGTPRAQHEHIQPTHSFRPKVLVCVEHDQERLQFYCRTCQRLLCSLCKLRRLHSGHKVMPIAHAYQTLKDKITKEMNYILANQEKVQAQITQVESAIAQTEVNSAVAKEQLYQCVSELRGVLAERQAGLAKALEGARSRRAHALNSQLSEKQSLLEDAGLVAYTQELLKETDQPCFVQAARATHNRLGKAIENLHHFSLSADPSLRHFSVDVSRELKILGSMDFIRAPVAPVIDTQKTLAYDQLYLCWRLPQDSAPAWHYSVEFQRKVGGAGPLWGGVRSEGPGGTNSPWQRLDEVGGTSAVIDRLEMDSVYVLRVRGCNKAGFGEYSEEVYLHTPPAPVLPFCLDSRWGLHAERMALGKGQTYARSVPGLTLLHAADRALTSCHLTSDLLVADVSVTQGRHYWACSVEPGSYVVKVGVGLEAKLQEWFHLPQDMASPRYDPDSGHDSGTEDAQDCPPPFCFLTMGMGKILLPKSGASSSTPLTAPLPPRLGVCLDFEKGRVGFYDAHSLRVLWEGPVDCSAPVCPAFCFIGGGALQLQELIANRSTEPTAPRRVTIQSHVPSVSN
- the trim46a gene encoding tripartite motif-containing protein 46 isoform X3 — protein: MTDAELQTFTSIMDALVRISSNMKSMERELRCPVCEEMLKQPVVLPCLHSVCVLCAAEVLVQRGYPPPELPPEPNTPTSSPSTRSPRQARRPLPKTDRLDRVLKTACGTYPGRRRRDSPALVMLFPCPTCRRDVELGERGLTDCLRNLTLERIVERYRNTISLGSMAVMCQFCKAPQSLEATKGCADCRANFCNECFKLYHPWGTPRAQHEHIQPTHSFRPKVLVCVEHDQERLQFYCRTCQRLLCSLCKLRRLHSGHKVMPIAHAYQTLKDKITKEMNYILANQEKVQAQITQVESAIAQTEVNSAVAKEQLYQCVSELRGVLAERQAGLAKALEGARSRRAHALNSQLSEKQSLLEDAGLVAYTQELLKETDQPCFVQAARATHNRLGKAIENLHHFSLSADPSLRHFSVDVSRELKILGSMDFIRAPVAPVIDTQKTLAYDQLYLCWRLPQDSAPAWHYSVEFQRKVGGAGPLWGGVRSEGPGGTNSPWQRLDEVGGTSAVIDRLEMDSVYVLRVRGCNKAGFGEYSEEVYLHTPPAPAFLPHACILSPSVPWVRMTQYGPTHPSLLSLSLSLSLSLLLAPSFLLLSSFHCYFRFVASALIFLWELLHLLQILEYVPASRFP